From Solwaraspora sp. WMMD1047, the proteins below share one genomic window:
- a CDS encoding type VII secretion protein EccE, with protein MSVSPQTQPPAARDPRAQPPRNGPLPPRVGNVPTGGIGAQTRSSVEPADRPEPAILLPRRRPGRLGPLHLVQLLIAEVVLISVLLALTGGALAAAVAGVVGALLLLLALARDHGRWWLEKRVMTWHYRRRQRTSAGVPNGDDPRLVALRVLAPGLTVENVEVAGDQRVGVARDDAGWFAVAEVTLKPPARGEPGGLPLDRLVSALVDAEQPGAVLQVVTQAVPAPSLTLSPAAPARQSYQQLLGRYGAVPADQQTWIAVRLDARTVAEAGASGGAELDVAPAVVATLVRRVAKSLRWIGITHRLLDAEELVVVLAHSCDLESGHSTEPVRPRENWGEWHSARLAHRSFWIRGWPSLADGSALLARVSATTAAMTSVAVILAPDDDARTVDLRALVRVAAPGADLGPICQSLTRGAERANAELFPLDGEQGPAVYASAPTGGGAR; from the coding sequence ATGAGCGTGTCGCCGCAGACGCAACCGCCGGCGGCCCGGGACCCGCGGGCCCAGCCGCCACGCAACGGTCCGCTGCCGCCCAGGGTCGGCAACGTGCCGACCGGCGGCATCGGCGCGCAGACCCGGTCGTCCGTCGAACCGGCCGACCGGCCCGAGCCGGCGATCCTGCTCCCCCGCCGGCGGCCCGGCCGGCTCGGCCCACTGCACCTCGTCCAGCTCCTGATCGCCGAGGTGGTCCTCATCTCGGTGCTGCTGGCCCTGACCGGCGGCGCGTTGGCGGCCGCGGTGGCCGGGGTGGTGGGCGCCCTGCTCCTGCTGCTGGCCCTGGCCCGCGACCACGGCCGGTGGTGGCTGGAGAAGCGGGTGATGACCTGGCACTACCGCCGCCGGCAGCGGACCTCGGCCGGGGTCCCCAACGGTGACGACCCCCGCCTCGTCGCGTTGCGGGTGCTCGCGCCCGGCCTGACCGTGGAGAACGTCGAGGTGGCCGGCGACCAGCGGGTCGGGGTGGCCCGCGACGACGCCGGCTGGTTCGCGGTCGCCGAGGTCACCCTGAAGCCGCCCGCCCGGGGCGAACCTGGCGGGCTGCCGCTGGACCGGCTCGTCTCCGCCCTGGTCGACGCCGAACAACCGGGCGCGGTACTGCAGGTGGTGACGCAGGCGGTGCCGGCGCCCAGCCTGACCCTGTCGCCGGCCGCTCCGGCCCGTCAGTCGTACCAGCAGTTGCTGGGCCGGTACGGCGCCGTACCCGCCGATCAGCAGACCTGGATCGCGGTCCGGTTGGACGCGCGGACCGTGGCCGAGGCCGGCGCGTCCGGCGGCGCCGAACTGGACGTCGCGCCCGCCGTGGTGGCGACCCTGGTCCGCCGGGTCGCCAAGTCGCTGCGCTGGATCGGCATCACCCACCGGCTACTCGACGCCGAGGAGCTGGTCGTGGTGTTGGCGCACTCCTGCGACCTGGAGTCCGGGCACAGCACCGAACCGGTCCGGCCACGCGAGAACTGGGGCGAATGGCACTCGGCCCGGCTGGCTCACCGGTCGTTCTGGATCCGCGGCTGGCCGAGTCTCGCGGACGGCTCCGCGCTGCTCGCCCGCGTCTCCGCGACCACCGCGGCGATGACGAGCGTGGCGGTGATCCTGGCCCCCGACGACGACGCGCGGACGGTCGATCTGCGGGCCCTGGTCCGGGTGGCCGCCCCCGGCGCCGACCTCGGGCCGATCTGCCAGTCCCTGACCCGTGGCGCCGAACGGGCCAACGCCGAACTCTTCCCCCTCGACGGGGAGCAGGGACCGGCGGTGTACGCGTCCGCGCCGACCGGGGGTGGGGCACGATGA
- a CDS encoding DUF559 domain-containing protein: MSPVLRQALEVGGGLVRRGEVPVGALRWAVRLGQVRRVLPGIYVGVRNREPPAPDLLRRAGLAWTDGRAALSHATALDVWGLRRQVPGEPVHLIVAAGEGRRSRPGFAVHHRDDFVPEPPQCRWRGGLPITTIERSLVDAWPLVPPADRPGPVIQAVNDRLTTPARVEAVLRDLPRLVGRAGLMTLLDRLTVGCRSWLEIWGHDHVFSGPGMPQFQRQFRVEVGGRVMYLDLYAERERVDFELDGATTHGDPRQREIDLRRDALLATVGILVVRYPHRRLVHEAAEVRREIRAILASRRGAR, translated from the coding sequence ATGAGCCCGGTGCTGAGACAGGCGCTGGAGGTCGGCGGGGGGTTGGTGCGGCGGGGGGAGGTGCCGGTCGGCGCATTACGGTGGGCGGTGCGGCTCGGCCAGGTGCGGCGGGTGCTGCCCGGGATCTACGTCGGTGTTCGGAACCGGGAGCCGCCAGCACCGGACCTCCTTCGACGCGCCGGCCTGGCGTGGACGGACGGACGCGCCGCGCTGAGTCACGCCACCGCCTTGGACGTCTGGGGACTGCGTCGGCAGGTCCCCGGTGAGCCGGTGCACCTCATCGTCGCGGCGGGTGAGGGGAGGCGGAGTCGACCAGGGTTCGCCGTCCACCACCGGGACGACTTCGTACCGGAGCCGCCGCAGTGCCGGTGGCGAGGTGGCCTGCCGATCACCACCATCGAGCGGAGCCTGGTAGACGCCTGGCCGTTGGTGCCGCCGGCCGATCGCCCGGGGCCGGTCATTCAGGCGGTGAACGATCGACTGACCACACCGGCCCGGGTCGAGGCCGTCCTGCGGGACCTGCCCAGGCTCGTTGGCCGGGCCGGACTGATGACCTTGCTGGACAGGTTGACGGTCGGCTGCCGGAGCTGGTTGGAGATCTGGGGACACGATCATGTCTTCAGCGGCCCGGGGATGCCGCAGTTCCAACGGCAGTTCCGGGTCGAGGTCGGTGGCCGGGTGATGTATCTCGACCTCTATGCCGAACGGGAACGGGTCGACTTCGAACTTGACGGCGCCACAACCCACGGGGATCCCCGCCAGCGCGAAATCGACCTCCGCCGGGACGCCCTGCTGGCCACGGTCGGCATCCTGGTGGTCCGCTACCCTCACCGCAGGCTGGTGCACGAGGCGGCCGAGGTCCGCCGGGAGATCCGCGCCATCCTGGCCAGCCGGCGCGGTGCCCGCTGA
- a CDS encoding LCP family protein encodes MSLLALVLLGAGGVVAAGFYVRSVESDIARIDAFENVPEESRPEKVVQEAKNLLILGSDSRDPENLGGSRSDTIIVAHLPEDRSSAQLISIPRDTWVKVPEGPNGQPGGQEAKINASYAWGGIPLMVQTVEDFTGVRIDHVVTIDFAGFQEIIDALDGIEIDVPRNFTSLHEPFRTFKAGRQEMDGATALDYARQRKQFADGDFARIRNQQQVIKAVLQKGTTAGVLTNPGRLNAFVKSTADAVSIDESLSIFDLAMELRDLRPDDLTFFTSPTSGTGRVGTESVVFADTEKVKTFYDAVRRDAVPEILATAR; translated from the coding sequence ATCAGCCTGCTCGCGCTCGTCCTGCTCGGTGCGGGCGGCGTGGTCGCCGCCGGGTTCTACGTGCGGTCGGTGGAGTCGGACATCGCCCGGATCGACGCCTTCGAGAACGTGCCCGAGGAGTCCCGGCCGGAGAAGGTGGTGCAGGAGGCCAAAAACCTGCTCATCCTCGGCAGCGACTCCCGCGATCCGGAGAACCTGGGCGGCTCCCGCAGCGACACCATCATCGTCGCGCACCTGCCCGAAGACCGGTCCAGCGCCCAGTTGATCTCGATCCCCCGGGACACCTGGGTCAAGGTCCCCGAAGGGCCGAACGGCCAGCCGGGGGGCCAGGAGGCGAAAATCAACGCCTCGTACGCCTGGGGCGGCATCCCGCTGATGGTGCAGACGGTGGAGGACTTCACCGGGGTCCGGATCGACCACGTGGTGACCATCGACTTCGCCGGCTTCCAGGAGATCATCGACGCACTCGACGGCATCGAGATCGACGTACCGCGCAACTTCACCTCGCTGCACGAGCCGTTCCGGACCTTCAAGGCCGGCCGGCAGGAGATGGACGGGGCGACGGCGCTGGACTACGCCCGGCAGCGCAAGCAGTTCGCCGACGGCGACTTCGCCCGCATCCGCAACCAGCAACAGGTCATCAAGGCCGTGTTGCAGAAGGGCACCACCGCCGGCGTGCTGACCAACCCCGGCCGGCTGAACGCCTTCGTCAAGTCCACTGCCGACGCGGTGTCGATTGACGAGTCCCTCTCCATCTTCGACCTGGCGATGGAGCTGCGCGACCTGCGGCCGGACGACCTGACCTTCTTCACCAGCCCGACCAGCGGCACCGGCCGGGTCGGCACCGAGAGCGTCGTCTTCGCCGATACCGAGAAGGTCAAGACCTTCTACGACGCGGTCCGCCGCGACGCCGTACCGGAGATACTTGCCACCGCCAGGTAG
- a CDS encoding acyl-CoA dehydrogenase family protein, whose translation MSNDELDKLRREVRELVADWAHNGRFTPTCDAWLRSYDAQFSAALAGRGWIGLTWPAELGGQARSNRARLVVTEELLRAGAPVAAHWIADRQIGPAILRNGSAALQRAYLPRIASGEVTFCLGMSETEAGSDLASVCTTARRDGDDWLLTGAKIWTSHAHRSTHAYVLCRTGRGEKKHDGLTELIVDMSAPGIEVRPIVDLRGEHHFNEVTFTDVRVPGDHVLGQPGNGWAQVTEQLAFERGGMERVLSTYPLLASVVDAGTGDAAPLGALLARLAGLRGLAWRIAADLDAGAAPVRAAAMLKDLGTEFEGDVNETARTLLDAEPDPDAAGPAGLLAQGILAAPGFTIRGGSTEVLRTIIARDVAAPPRRDPDDLRELADDVLAGHGGDPDGVPAVWDTIRELGWTGVSVPEQTGGSGGTLGDLAALVEGLGRHAVSLPLAGTALAGRQFAAAGRPIPDGATVLVAPTAGLTITDGRLRGTVTRVPWATAAQTLLVYADSTALALPAGTPGVRITAGRNLAGEPRDTVEFDVAVTDAMVLAGAAPAPQVRAEAALLTAAGLVGAAEAAVEHSRLHVTTREQFGRPLLAFQAVAQTLARMASQLELARTALTDALATAPVGPDTSPGPDAPPGPDASTGADASVGAGAPGVGVSEFKLRVAVARVLCGQAATEVARGAHQLHGAMGVTREHPLHLASRRLWSWRDEDGSQRRWETMLAEALVPRGSAGVWTWLTQEDSR comes from the coding sequence ATGAGCAATGACGAGCTCGACAAGCTCCGCCGCGAGGTGCGCGAGCTGGTGGCCGACTGGGCCCACAACGGCCGGTTCACCCCGACCTGCGACGCCTGGCTGCGCTCCTACGACGCGCAGTTCAGCGCGGCCCTCGCCGGCCGCGGCTGGATCGGGCTCACCTGGCCGGCGGAGCTGGGCGGGCAGGCCCGCTCCAACCGGGCCCGGCTGGTGGTCACCGAGGAGCTGCTCCGCGCCGGGGCGCCGGTCGCCGCGCACTGGATCGCCGACCGGCAGATCGGCCCGGCGATCCTGCGCAACGGCTCCGCCGCCCTGCAGCGGGCCTACCTGCCCCGGATCGCCAGCGGCGAGGTCACCTTCTGCCTCGGGATGAGCGAGACCGAAGCGGGCAGCGACCTCGCCTCGGTATGCACCACCGCCCGCCGCGACGGCGACGACTGGCTGCTCACCGGTGCCAAGATCTGGACCAGCCACGCGCACCGGTCCACCCACGCCTACGTGCTCTGCCGCACCGGGCGCGGCGAGAAGAAGCACGACGGACTCACCGAACTGATCGTCGACATGTCCGCCCCCGGCATCGAGGTGCGTCCCATCGTCGACCTGCGCGGCGAACACCACTTCAACGAGGTCACCTTCACCGACGTCCGGGTCCCCGGCGACCACGTGCTCGGCCAGCCCGGCAACGGCTGGGCGCAGGTCACCGAGCAGCTCGCCTTCGAGCGCGGCGGAATGGAACGGGTGCTCAGCACGTACCCGCTGCTCGCCTCGGTGGTCGATGCCGGCACCGGCGACGCGGCGCCGCTCGGCGCGCTGCTCGCCCGGCTGGCCGGGCTGCGCGGCCTGGCCTGGCGGATCGCCGCCGACCTGGACGCCGGTGCCGCGCCGGTACGGGCCGCCGCGATGCTCAAGGACCTCGGCACCGAGTTCGAGGGCGACGTGAACGAGACGGCCCGAACCCTGCTCGACGCCGAACCCGACCCGGACGCGGCCGGACCGGCCGGGCTGCTCGCCCAGGGCATCCTCGCCGCGCCCGGCTTCACCATCCGCGGCGGCAGCACCGAGGTGCTGCGGACCATCATCGCCCGGGACGTCGCCGCGCCCCCCCGCCGCGACCCCGACGATCTGCGGGAACTGGCCGACGACGTGCTCGCCGGGCACGGCGGCGACCCCGATGGGGTGCCCGCCGTGTGGGACACGATCCGGGAGCTGGGCTGGACCGGGGTGTCGGTACCCGAGCAGACCGGCGGCTCGGGCGGCACGCTCGGCGACTTGGCCGCGCTCGTCGAAGGGCTCGGCCGACACGCCGTCTCGCTGCCGTTGGCCGGGACCGCGCTGGCCGGCCGGCAGTTCGCCGCCGCCGGCCGCCCGATCCCGGACGGCGCCACCGTCCTCGTCGCGCCCACCGCCGGCCTGACGATCACCGACGGCCGGCTACGCGGTACGGTCACCCGCGTGCCGTGGGCCACCGCCGCACAAACCCTCCTGGTGTACGCCGACAGCACCGCCCTGGCGCTCCCGGCCGGGACCCCTGGCGTGCGGATCACCGCCGGCCGCAACCTGGCCGGCGAGCCGCGCGACACGGTTGAGTTCGACGTTGCAGTCACCGATGCGATGGTCCTCGCCGGGGCGGCGCCGGCCCCGCAGGTGCGGGCCGAGGCGGCCCTGCTGACGGCGGCCGGGCTGGTCGGCGCCGCCGAGGCCGCGGTCGAGCACAGCCGGCTGCACGTCACCACCCGGGAGCAGTTCGGCCGCCCGCTGCTGGCCTTCCAGGCGGTCGCCCAGACGCTGGCCCGGATGGCGTCGCAACTCGAACTGGCCCGCACCGCCCTCACCGACGCACTCGCCACCGCTCCCGTGGGACCGGATACCAGCCCAGGACCGGACGCTCCCCCGGGACCGGACGCGAGCACGGGAGCGGACGCCAGCGTCGGCGCTGGAGCGCCCGGGGTTGGGGTGTCGGAGTTCAAGTTGCGGGTGGCGGTGGCGCGGGTGCTCTGCGGGCAGGCCGCGACCGAGGTGGCGCGCGGCGCCCACCAACTGCACGGCGCAATGGGGGTGACCCGGGAGCACCCGCTGCACCTGGCGAGCCGGCGGCTCTGGTCCTGGCGAGATGAGGACGGCAGCCAGCGCCGGTGGGAGACGATGCTTGCCGAAGCGTTGGTGCCGCGCGGCAGCGCTGGCGTGTGGACCTGGTTGACTCAGGAGGATTCGCGATGA
- a CDS encoding enoyl-CoA hydratase, with the protein MSKVELTVADGRWTLTLNNPDRRNSIDAEMRDALADAIAEVAADRQARTLVVTGAGSAFCAGADLPAMFGETGRSVQEIRADLHRIYDSFLRILALPIPTIAAVHGPAVGAGLNLALACDNRVVGPDARLIASFTKIGLHPGGGCTWFLTRALGPERALQLLLDGGTVDGPEAVRIGLAGTLADDPVAVAHERAQRWAALDPALARDVKTSVRTAVRSDLATSVEFEAWAQASSATGPAIQAAVERFRTPRP; encoded by the coding sequence ATGAGCAAGGTCGAACTGACCGTCGCCGACGGGCGCTGGACGCTGACGCTCAACAACCCGGACCGGCGCAACTCGATCGACGCCGAGATGCGCGACGCCCTCGCCGACGCGATCGCCGAGGTGGCCGCCGACCGGCAGGCCCGGACGCTTGTCGTGACCGGTGCCGGCTCAGCCTTCTGCGCCGGGGCCGACCTGCCCGCGATGTTCGGCGAGACCGGCCGCTCGGTACAGGAGATCCGCGCCGACCTGCACCGCATCTACGACAGCTTCCTGCGGATCCTGGCCCTGCCGATCCCCACCATCGCCGCGGTGCACGGCCCGGCCGTGGGCGCCGGTCTCAACCTCGCGCTGGCCTGCGACAACCGCGTCGTCGGACCGGACGCCAGGCTGATCGCCTCGTTCACCAAGATCGGCCTGCACCCGGGCGGTGGCTGCACCTGGTTCCTGACCCGGGCGCTCGGGCCGGAACGGGCCCTACAGTTGCTGCTCGACGGCGGAACCGTCGATGGGCCGGAGGCGGTCCGGATCGGCCTGGCGGGCACCCTCGCCGACGATCCGGTCGCGGTCGCCCACGAGCGGGCGCAGCGGTGGGCCGCGCTGGACCCGGCCCTGGCCCGAGACGTGAAAACCTCGGTCCGGACCGCCGTCCGGTCGGACCTCGCCACCAGCGTCGAGTTCGAGGCGTGGGCACAGGCGTCGTCGGCGACCGGCCCGGCCATCCAAGCGGCCGTCGAGCGCTTCCGCACCCCCCGCCCTTGA
- a CDS encoding substrate-binding domain-containing protein: protein MTQTFGAGRLRIFAAALGVAGLLFTAACGSDDAGSDAPAEVNDAYTQQAAELIEAGTNGMLYFEGAEADITLDKIKVYQDWSGPTESVKPPAGSKLNIIVCRIGTSCEEVGKKAAEIATSLGWSAEVLDGQGTPEGFQRAFATAAANKPTAVITVAIPENQVADGVAELQKSNIPVVGVSAVAEGGAVGYDAHVSSRETFQAVLEATKAVADSGGTAKVVFLWDVGYPHLVEALEASKRVLAGCTGCELLEVRERTLTQATDPVEMQNITTSLIQKYGDDLEYILTPYGNGVESIIAALKAAGRDDIKVMSKNAEAERLASVAAGDQFADFGAIRGWNAYAAIDQVGRLAAGQPALPDAEQGIPATVFDASNAPADGTVDWSSYVNYAERYEQMWAAAQ from the coding sequence TTGACCCAGACCTTCGGGGCCGGACGGCTCCGCATCTTCGCCGCCGCGCTCGGCGTGGCCGGGCTCCTCTTCACCGCCGCCTGCGGTTCGGACGACGCCGGATCCGACGCCCCGGCCGAGGTGAACGACGCCTACACCCAGCAGGCCGCCGAACTGATCGAGGCTGGCACCAACGGGATGCTCTACTTCGAGGGCGCCGAAGCCGACATCACGCTCGACAAGATCAAGGTCTACCAGGACTGGTCCGGGCCGACCGAGTCGGTGAAGCCGCCGGCCGGCAGCAAGCTCAACATCATCGTCTGCCGGATCGGCACCTCCTGCGAGGAGGTCGGCAAGAAGGCCGCCGAGATCGCCACCAGCCTCGGCTGGTCCGCCGAGGTGCTGGACGGGCAGGGCACCCCGGAGGGCTTCCAACGGGCCTTCGCGACCGCCGCCGCCAACAAGCCCACCGCCGTGATCACCGTGGCCATCCCCGAGAACCAGGTCGCCGACGGCGTCGCCGAGCTGCAGAAGTCGAACATCCCGGTGGTCGGCGTCTCCGCGGTGGCCGAGGGCGGCGCGGTCGGGTACGACGCCCACGTCTCCAGTCGGGAGACCTTCCAGGCGGTGCTGGAGGCGACCAAGGCGGTCGCCGACTCCGGCGGCACCGCCAAGGTGGTCTTCCTCTGGGACGTCGGCTACCCGCACCTGGTGGAGGCGCTGGAGGCCAGCAAGCGGGTGCTCGCCGGCTGCACCGGCTGTGAGCTGCTGGAGGTCCGCGAGCGGACCTTGACCCAGGCCACCGACCCGGTGGAGATGCAGAACATCACCACCTCGCTGATTCAGAAGTACGGCGACGACCTGGAGTACATCCTCACCCCGTACGGCAACGGGGTGGAGTCGATCATCGCGGCGCTCAAGGCGGCCGGCCGCGACGACATCAAGGTGATGTCCAAGAACGCCGAGGCGGAGCGGCTGGCCAGCGTCGCCGCCGGTGACCAGTTCGCCGACTTCGGCGCGATCCGCGGCTGGAACGCGTACGCGGCGATCGACCAGGTGGGTCGGCTCGCGGCCGGGCAGCCCGCGCTGCCGGACGCCGAGCAGGGCATCCCGGCCACCGTCTTCGACGCCTCGAACGCCCCGGCCGACGGCACCGTGGACTGGAGCAGCTACGTCAACTACGCCGAGCGGTACGAGCAGATGTGGGCAGCGGCCCAATGA
- a CDS encoding right-handed parallel beta-helix repeat-containing protein, producing the protein MARIFAVSSERAGAYPTIRDALEVADDGAVISIEPGVYAEAVRLSGHRLSLVAAKEPGTVTIDATGANGSAVESRGGEVTLRGLVLKSADYPAVQAAGGRLTVEKCEVGAGYAAAVQVGDGAELTATDVKVTVGQHGFVIEDAGGILDKCEIRDTADDGIIVRLGANPTIRNSTVAGCGFRGIYVYQAGRPTIERCDISGTGDIGISVAHQSSPTITDSWVHDTQGVGIRFDRGCGGLVQGTRVENTATPGIEVVDGATPDVRPVDDGGHRPKVGIGAIEGATRQDTAEVDKLLAELDSMIGLAGVKAEVRALIDEIQVNEWRRSAGLAVGAASHHLVFTGAPGTGKTTIARLYGQLLRALGVLPNGQFKEVSRRDLVGQYIGHTAEKTTSVFEEALGGVLFIDEAYTLSRAGGASADFGQEAIDTLVKLMEDRRDEVAVIVAGYTDEMRDFLNANAGLDSRFAKTLEFENYDPDELVLIVNRITRNDDYILGPGLSDALLEWFGQIERDRNFGNAREARKLLEGMRKAQSGRLRALGRMPSRDDLRTLTLDDLLTATR; encoded by the coding sequence ATGGCCCGGATATTTGCCGTTTCGTCGGAGCGAGCGGGGGCCTACCCGACCATCCGGGACGCCCTGGAAGTCGCCGACGACGGCGCGGTGATCTCGATCGAACCCGGCGTCTACGCCGAGGCGGTGCGGTTGTCCGGCCACCGGCTCAGCCTGGTCGCGGCGAAGGAGCCCGGGACGGTGACGATCGACGCCACCGGCGCCAACGGCTCCGCGGTCGAGAGCCGCGGCGGTGAGGTCACGCTGCGGGGACTGGTGCTGAAGTCCGCCGACTATCCGGCGGTCCAGGCCGCCGGCGGCCGGTTGACCGTCGAGAAATGCGAGGTCGGCGCCGGGTACGCCGCCGCGGTGCAGGTGGGCGACGGTGCCGAGTTGACGGCCACCGATGTGAAGGTCACCGTCGGCCAGCACGGCTTCGTCATCGAGGACGCTGGCGGGATTCTGGACAAATGCGAGATCCGGGACACGGCTGACGACGGGATCATCGTCCGGCTCGGCGCCAATCCCACCATCCGCAACTCCACCGTGGCCGGTTGCGGCTTCCGGGGCATCTACGTCTACCAGGCCGGCCGCCCGACGATCGAGCGGTGTGACATCTCCGGCACGGGTGACATCGGCATTTCGGTCGCGCACCAGAGCAGCCCCACCATCACCGACAGCTGGGTGCACGACACGCAGGGCGTCGGCATCCGCTTCGACCGCGGCTGCGGTGGCCTGGTCCAGGGCACCCGGGTGGAGAACACCGCCACCCCGGGGATCGAGGTGGTCGACGGCGCCACCCCCGACGTCCGCCCGGTGGACGACGGCGGGCACCGGCCGAAGGTCGGCATCGGCGCGATCGAGGGCGCCACCCGGCAGGACACGGCCGAGGTGGACAAGCTGCTCGCCGAGCTCGACTCGATGATCGGTCTGGCCGGCGTCAAGGCCGAGGTGCGCGCCCTGATCGACGAGATCCAGGTCAACGAGTGGCGCCGCAGCGCCGGCCTGGCCGTCGGCGCGGCCAGCCACCACCTGGTCTTCACCGGCGCCCCCGGTACCGGTAAGACCACCATCGCCCGGCTATACGGTCAGCTGCTGCGGGCCCTCGGGGTGCTGCCGAACGGCCAGTTCAAGGAGGTCTCGCGGCGCGACCTGGTCGGCCAGTACATCGGCCACACCGCCGAGAAGACCACGTCGGTGTTCGAGGAGGCGCTCGGCGGCGTGCTCTTCATCGACGAGGCGTACACCCTGTCGCGGGCCGGCGGGGCGAGCGCCGACTTCGGCCAGGAGGCGATCGACACCCTGGTCAAGCTGATGGAGGATCGCCGCGACGAGGTCGCGGTCATCGTCGCCGGCTACACCGACGAGATGCGCGACTTCCTGAACGCCAACGCCGGTCTGGACTCGCGGTTCGCCAAGACCCTGGAGTTCGAGAACTACGACCCCGACGAGCTGGTGCTGATCGTCAACCGGATCACCCGCAACGACGACTACATCCTGGGTCCCGGTCTCAGCGACGCTCTGCTGGAATGGTTCGGCCAGATCGAGCGGGACCGCAACTTCGGCAACGCCCGCGAGGCCCGCAAACTGCTGGAGGGCATGCGCAAGGCCCAGTCCGGCCGCCTCCGCGCCCTCGGCCGGATGCCCTCCCGCGACGACCTGCGCACCCTAACCCTCGACGACCTCCTGACCGCCACCCGCTAA